A window of Mangifera indica cultivar Alphonso chromosome 11, CATAS_Mindica_2.1, whole genome shotgun sequence contains these coding sequences:
- the LOC123228588 gene encoding replication factor C subunit 3-like isoform X2 translates to MADTVSLMDVDEDANQNQNQNNTLKSNKGKDVVSAAPPDSKATPWVEKYRPQSLADVAAHRDIVDTIDRLTTENRLPHLLLYGPPGTGKTSTILAVARKLYGAQYHNMILELNASDDRGIDVVRQQIQDFASTQSFSFGVKASVKLVLLDEADAMTKDAQFALRRVIEKYTKNTRFTLICNHVNKIIPALQSRCTRFRFAPLEPSHVTERLKHVIKAEGLDVTESGLAALVRLCNGDMRKALNILQSTHMASQQITEEAVYLCTGNPLPIDIEQISYWLLNESFADGISEMKTRKGLALVDIVREVTMFVFKIKMPSDVRVRLINDLADIEYRLSFGCNDKLQLGSLISTFTQARSALVAAAK, encoded by the exons ATGGCGGACACCGTTTCTCTTATGGATGTCGACGAAGACGCgaaccaaaaccaaaaccaaaacaacaCTCTAAAATCCAACAAGGGAAAAGATGTCGTCTCCGCCGCACCACCTGACAGCAAAGCTACTCCTTGGGTCGAGAAGTACCGCCCTCAGTCCCTTGCTGACGTGGCCGCTCATCGAGACATTGTCGATACCA TCGACAGATTGACTACCGAGAACCGGCTGCCACATCTCTTATTATACGGCCCTCCTGGTACGGGCAAAACGTCTACTATTCTCGCTGTTGCACGGAAGCTTTACGGAGCGCAGTACCATAATATGATTCTGGAGCTCAATGCATCTGACGATAGAGGAATTGATGTTGTGAGGCAACAGATCCAAGATTTTGCCAGCACGCAGAGCTTCTCCTTTGG AGTAAAGGCATCAGTGAAATTGGTCTTGCTTGATGAGGCAGATGCCATGACAAAAGATGCTCAGTTTGCCCTGCGTAGAG TGATTGAGAAATACACAAAGAACACTAGGTTCACACTTATTTGTAATCATGTCAACAAGATTATTCCAGCTCTGCAGTCTAGGTGTACGAGATTCCGGTTTGCTCCTCTTGAACCAAGTCATGTCACTGAGCGACTCAAACATGTTATAAAGGCTGAAGG GCTTGATGTAACTGAGAGTGGCTTAGCAGCACTTGTACGGCTATGCAATGGTGATATGAGGAAGGCCTTGAACATTTTGCAG TCAACTCACATGGCTTCTCAGCAAATTACAGAAGAAGCTGTATACCTATGCACTGGAAACCCTTTACCGATTGACATTGAGCAGATATCTTATTGGCTTCTGAATGAATCTTTTGCAGATG GAATATCCGAAATGAAGACAAGGAAAGGGTTGGCGTTGGTAGATATTGTAAGAGAAGTGACAAT GTTTGTTTTTAAGATTAAGATGCCATCAGATGTCCGAGTTCGGCTGATTAATGATTTGGCCGACATTGA GTACAGACTGAGTTTTGGATGCAATGACAAGCTACAGCTTGGATCTCTAATTTCTACTTTCACGCAGGCAAGGTCTGCTCTTGTTGCTGCTGCAAAGTAG
- the LOC123229226 gene encoding LOW QUALITY PROTEIN: probable L-ascorbate peroxidase 6, chloroplastic/mitochondrial (The sequence of the model RefSeq protein was modified relative to this genomic sequence to represent the inferred CDS: inserted 1 base in 1 codon), with amino-acid sequence MPYSLSSAATSRLLSSRSAAAVSKLAFASASASLSFSFSTSSFKCLRSSPLIHQKRCLVNATNRQFNTSASPKCAASDPAQLKSAREDIKELLKTKFCHPILVRLGWHDAGTYNKNIEEWPQRGGANGSLRFEVELKHGANAGLVNALQLIQPIKDKYSGVTYADLFQLASATAIEEAGGPKLRMKYGRIDVSGPEQCPEEGRLPDAGPPSPAEHLRSVFYRMGLNDQEIVVLSGAHTLGRSRPERSGWGKSETKYTKDGPGAPGGQSWTVKWLKFDNSYFKDIKEKMDEDLLVLPTDAVIFEDPSFKVYAEKYAEDQEAFFKDYAEAHAKLSNLGAKFDPPEGIVIDDSXEKFVAAKYSSGKDLKNKYLGFFCGIYK; translated from the exons ATGCCTTATTCATTGAGCAGCGCCGCCACTTCCCGTCTCCTCTCCTCCCGTTCCGCCGCCGCTGTCTCTAAGCTTGCTTTCGCTTCTGCTTCTGCttccctttcattttctttctctactTCTTCTTTCAAATGTCTCAGATCCTCTCCGCTCATTCACCAG AAGAGATGCTTGGTGAATGCGACGAACCGACAGTTTAACACATCAGCGTCGCCGAAATGTGCGGCTTCGGATCCTGCTCAATTGAAAAGTGCTAGAGAAGATATCAAGGAGCTTCTGAAAACCAAGTTTTGCCATCCTATTTTG GTTCGTCTTGGTTGGCATGATGCGGGTACTTATAACAAGAACATTGAGGAGTGGCCTCAAAGGGGTGGAGCTAATGGAAGTCTTAGATTTGAAGTTGAGCTTAAACATGGAGCTAATGCTG GCCTTGTGAACGCATTGCAGCTGATTCAACCCATAAAGGACAAATACTCTGGTGTCACCTATGCAGACTTATTCCAGTTGGCCAGTGCTACTGCTATAGAG GAAGCCGGGGGCCCCAAATTACGCATGAAATACGGAAGAATAGATGTCTCTGGACCTGAGCAGTGCCCTGAAGAAGGAAGGCTTCCTG ATGCTGGCCCTCCCTCACCAGCTGAACATTTGCGAAGTGTTTTCTACAGAATGGGATTAAATGATCAG GAAATAGTTGTTTTATCAGGTGCACATACCCTGGGAAGGTCTAGACCTGAACGGAGTGGTTGGGGAAAATCAGAAACAAAGTATACG AAAGATGGACCCGGAGCTCCTGGAGGGCAGTCCTGGACGGTTAAATGgttgaaatttgataattccTACTTCAAG GATATTAAAGAGAAAATGGATGAAGATCTTCTTGTGTTGCCTACCGATGCTGTCATTTTTGAAGATCCTTCATTCAAG GTATATGCTGAGAAATATGCTGAAGATCAGGAAGCATTTTTCAAAGATTATGCTGAAGCCCATGCCAAACTCAGCAACCTTGGTGCCAAATTTGATCCTCCTGAG
- the LOC123228947 gene encoding aspartic proteinase Asp1-like isoform X2 codes for MERKSKRMKTVLLLSLVMIAAAFQECLSDSSQPSSRRMSTRSTPPRNAGLTIVFPVTENVYPDGAYSVSLQIGNPPKNFELDFDTGSDLTWVQCDAPCQDCTQPRDSLYKPNNNFISSDDPLCKAIQASAEPLNRSPNGQCNYEIEYADHSSSRGVLVRDQFSLRPTKGSQLSPRLGFGCGYDQIYCGPYPHRSTVGVLCLGNGKAGIMSQLNALHLTRNVLGHCLSEQGGGFLFLGDDFVSPSGIVWTPMLHDLSGEQYLSGPAELLYDRKATGVKGLQVIFDSGSTYTYFDPRAYKTTLDMLIGGLIGKPLIETRDPALSICWKGPEPFKTVSDVKHYFKPLHLSFTAAENALLELSPGAYLIVSELGNVCLGILNGAEVGLQDLNLIGDISMQDKLVIYNNEKQQIGWVSSNCNNPSPELLDG; via the exons ATGGagagaaaaagcaaaagaatgAAGACGGTGCTATTGCTTTCACTGGTCATGATCGCAGCAGCTTTTCAAGAGTGTCTCTCGGATTCAAGTCAGCCCTCAAGCAGGCGAATGTCAACCCGGTCAACGCCTCCTCGTAATGCTGGCTTAACTATTGTTTTTCCTGTTACCGAGAATGTTTATCCTGATGg GGCCTACTCTGTGTCTCTTCAAATAGGCAACCCACCCAAGAACTTTGAGCTTGATTTTGACACTGGCAGTGACCTCACTTGGGTTCAATGTGACGCACCTTGTCAAGATTGTACGCAG CCTCGCGATTCTCTCTACAAACCCAATAACAACTTCATCTCCTCTGACGATCCCCTTTGCAAAGCTATTCAAGCGTCGGCCGAACCCCTGAATAGGAGTCCAAATGGCCAATGTAACTACGAGATTGAGTATGCTGATCATAGTTCATCCCGTGGAGTGTTGGTTAGAGACCAGTTTTCTCTAAGACCTACCAAGGGCTCTCAGCTTAGTCCCCGCTTAGGCTTCGG ATGTGGATATGACCAAATATATTGTGGTCCATACCCTCATCGGTCTACAGTTGGGGTCCTGTGTCTCGGCAACGGCAAAGCAGGCATTATGTCACAACTGAATGCCCTGCATCTAACACGGAATGTTTTAGGACATTGTTTAAGTGAGCAAGGAGGAGGCTTTCTATTTCTGGGAGACGATTTTGTTTCACCTTCAGGCATAGTCTGGACACCAATGTTACACGATTTGTCGGG TGAACAGTACTTGTCGGGACCGGCAGAACTTCTATACGATCGTAAGGCTACTGGTGTAAAGGGCCTTCAAGTAATTTTTGACAGTGGCAGCACCTACACCTACTTTGATCCCCGAGCTTACAAAACCACCCTGGACATG TTGATTGGAGGTTTGATAGGGAAGCCATTAATAGAAACGAGAGATCCAGCCCTCTCGATCTGCTGGAAAGGCCCAGAACCTTTCAAAACTGTTAGTGATGTCAAACACTACTTCAAGCCCCTGCATCTGAGCTTCACAGCGGCGGAAAATGCCCTCCTGGAGCTATCTCCAGGAGCTTATCTCATTGTCTCA GAACTTGGAAATGTATGCTTGGGAATTTTGAATGGTGCTGAAGTAGGGCTGCAAGATTTAAACCTTATTGGGG ACATTTCTATGCAAGACAAATTGGTAATCTACAACAACGAGAAGCAGCAGATTGGATGGGTTTCTTCAAATTGCAATAACCCAAGCCCTGAGCTATTGGATGGTTGA
- the LOC123228949 gene encoding aspartic proteinase Asp1-like isoform X1: protein MERKSKRMMTVLLLSLAMLATTFQECLSDSSQPPSKRMSTKSTPPRNAGSTIVFPITGNVYPHGGYSVSLQIGNPPKNFELDFDTGSDLTWVQCEAPCQNCTQPRGSLYKPNNNFISSDDPLCKAIQASGKPLNKSPNDLCNYKIEYADHSSSRGVLVSDQFSLRPTKGSQLSPRLGFGCGYDQKYSGPYPHPSTAGVLGLGNGKAGIMSQMNALHLTRNVLGHCLSGQGGGFLFLGDDFVSPSGIVWTPMSHGSSGKQYSSGPAELLYDRKATGVKGLQVIFDSGSTYTYFDPQAYKTTLDMVRRELSRDLKGKPLIETRDPALSICWKGPKPFKTVSDVKDYFKPLQLSFTVAKNALLELSPGAYLIVSELGNVCLGILNGAEAGLQDLNLIGDISMQDKLVIYNNEKQQIGWVSSNCNRLPKP from the exons atggagagaaaaagcaaaagaatgATGACGGTGCTGTTGCTTTCGCTAGCCATGCTTGCGACAACTTTTCAAGAGTGTCTCTCGGATTCAAGTCAGCCTCCAAGCAAGCGAATGTCAACCAAGTCAACGCCTCCTCGAAATGCTGGCTCAACTATTGTTTTTCCTATTACCGGGAATGTTTATCCTCATGG GGGCTACTCTGTGTCTCTTCAAATAGGCAACCCACCCAAGAACTTCGAGCTTGATTTTGACACTGGCAGTGACCTCACTTGGGTTCAATGTGAAGCACCTTGTCAAAATTGTACGCAG CCTCGCGGTTCTCTCTACAAACCCAATAACAACTTTATCTCCTCTGACGATCCCCTTTGCAAAGCTATTCAAGCGTCGGGAAAACCCCTGAATAAGAGTCCAAATGACCTATGTAACTACAAGATTGAGTATGCTGATCATAGTTCATCCCGCGGAGTGTTGGTTAGCGACCAGTTTTCTCTAAGACCTACCAAGGGCTCTCAGCTTAGTCCCCGTTTAGGCTTCGG ATGTGGATATGACCAAAAATATTCTGGTCCATACCCTCATCCGTCTACAGCTGGGGTTCTTGGTCTCGGCAATGGCAAAGCAGGCATTATGTCACAAATGAATGCCCTGCATCTAACACGGAACGTTTTAGGACATTGTTTAAGTGGGCAAGGAGGAGGTTTTCTATTTCTGGGAGACGATTTTGTTTCACCTTCAGGCATAGTCTGGACACCAATGTCACACGGTTCGTCGGG GAAACAGTACTCGTCGGGACCGGCAGAACTTCTATACGATCGTAAGGCTACTGGTGTAAAGGGCCTTCAAGTAATTTTTGACAGTGGCAGCACCTACACCTACTTTGATCCCCAAGCTTACAAAACCACCCTGGACATGGTGAGAAGAGAA TTGAGTAGAGATTTGAAAGGGAAGCCATTAATAGAAACGAGAGATCCAGCCCTCTCGATCTGCTGGAAAGGCCCAAAACCTTTCAAAACTGTTAGTGATGTCAAGGACTACTTCAAGCCCCTGCAGCTGAGCTTCACAGTGGCGAAAAATGCCCTCCTGGAGCTATCTCCTGGAGCTTATCTCATTGTCTCA GAACTTGGAAATGTGTGCTTGGGAATTTTGAATGGTGCTGAAGCAGGGCTGCAAGATTTAAACCTTATTGGGG ACATTTCTATGCAAGACAAATTGGTAATCTACAACAACGAGAAGCAGCAGATTGGATGGGTTTCTTCAAATTGCAATAGGCTACCCAAGCCCTGA
- the LOC123228947 gene encoding aspartic proteinase Asp1-like isoform X1 — MERKSKRMKTVLLLSLVMIAAAFQECLSDSSQPSSRRMSTRSTPPRNAGLTIVFPVTENVYPDGAYSVSLQIGNPPKNFELDFDTGSDLTWVQCDAPCQDCTQPRDSLYKPNNNFISSDDPLCKAIQASAEPLNRSPNGQCNYEIEYADHSSSRGVLVRDQFSLRPTKGSQLSPRLGFGCGYDQIYCGPYPHRSTVGVLCLGNGKAGIMSQLNALHLTRNVLGHCLSEQGGGFLFLGDDFVSPSGIVWTPMLHDLSGEQYLSGPAELLYDRKATGVKGLQVIFDSGSTYTYFDPRAYKTTLDMVRRELIGGLIGKPLIETRDPALSICWKGPEPFKTVSDVKHYFKPLHLSFTAAENALLELSPGAYLIVSELGNVCLGILNGAEVGLQDLNLIGDISMQDKLVIYNNEKQQIGWVSSNCNNPSPELLDG, encoded by the exons ATGGagagaaaaagcaaaagaatgAAGACGGTGCTATTGCTTTCACTGGTCATGATCGCAGCAGCTTTTCAAGAGTGTCTCTCGGATTCAAGTCAGCCCTCAAGCAGGCGAATGTCAACCCGGTCAACGCCTCCTCGTAATGCTGGCTTAACTATTGTTTTTCCTGTTACCGAGAATGTTTATCCTGATGg GGCCTACTCTGTGTCTCTTCAAATAGGCAACCCACCCAAGAACTTTGAGCTTGATTTTGACACTGGCAGTGACCTCACTTGGGTTCAATGTGACGCACCTTGTCAAGATTGTACGCAG CCTCGCGATTCTCTCTACAAACCCAATAACAACTTCATCTCCTCTGACGATCCCCTTTGCAAAGCTATTCAAGCGTCGGCCGAACCCCTGAATAGGAGTCCAAATGGCCAATGTAACTACGAGATTGAGTATGCTGATCATAGTTCATCCCGTGGAGTGTTGGTTAGAGACCAGTTTTCTCTAAGACCTACCAAGGGCTCTCAGCTTAGTCCCCGCTTAGGCTTCGG ATGTGGATATGACCAAATATATTGTGGTCCATACCCTCATCGGTCTACAGTTGGGGTCCTGTGTCTCGGCAACGGCAAAGCAGGCATTATGTCACAACTGAATGCCCTGCATCTAACACGGAATGTTTTAGGACATTGTTTAAGTGAGCAAGGAGGAGGCTTTCTATTTCTGGGAGACGATTTTGTTTCACCTTCAGGCATAGTCTGGACACCAATGTTACACGATTTGTCGGG TGAACAGTACTTGTCGGGACCGGCAGAACTTCTATACGATCGTAAGGCTACTGGTGTAAAGGGCCTTCAAGTAATTTTTGACAGTGGCAGCACCTACACCTACTTTGATCCCCGAGCTTACAAAACCACCCTGGACATGGTGAGAAGAGAA TTGATTGGAGGTTTGATAGGGAAGCCATTAATAGAAACGAGAGATCCAGCCCTCTCGATCTGCTGGAAAGGCCCAGAACCTTTCAAAACTGTTAGTGATGTCAAACACTACTTCAAGCCCCTGCATCTGAGCTTCACAGCGGCGGAAAATGCCCTCCTGGAGCTATCTCCAGGAGCTTATCTCATTGTCTCA GAACTTGGAAATGTATGCTTGGGAATTTTGAATGGTGCTGAAGTAGGGCTGCAAGATTTAAACCTTATTGGGG ACATTTCTATGCAAGACAAATTGGTAATCTACAACAACGAGAAGCAGCAGATTGGATGGGTTTCTTCAAATTGCAATAACCCAAGCCCTGAGCTATTGGATGGTTGA
- the LOC123229225 gene encoding aldehyde dehydrogenase family 3 member H1-like — protein MGSEEVTKKKEVFDSAAASAVVSELRGSFSAGKTRSYKWRVAQLKSMFKMLDEHEPEIVAALRDDIAKPEFEGSLYEVGMLKGSIRLALKELKNWMAPEKAKTKITTFPSSAEIVSEPLGVVLIISAWNYPFLLSLDPVVGAIAAGNALVLKPSEIAPASSSLLAKLVGEYMDSSCIRVVEGAVAATSSLLEQKWDKIFYTGNARVARIVMAAAAKHLTPVVLELGGKSPVVVDSDINLQVATRRIIMGKWGCNNGQACISPDYVVTTKDYAPKLVDSLKCELEKFFGEKQLESKDLSRIVNSNHFTRLSNMLDDEKVSGKIVHGGERDKSNLRIAPTILLDVPRDSLIMSEEIFGPLLPILTVDKIEDSFDIINAGSKPLAAYLFTNNKMLKQQFVAMVSAGGVVVNDTTLHLAVSTLPFGGVQESGMGSYHGKFSFDAFSHKKAVLYRSFAGDAPLRYPPYTQGKLMLLKAVMSGSLIGIIRALLGFRKA, from the exons ATGGGGAGTGAAGAGGTGACGAAGAAGAAGGAGGTTTTCGATTCGGCGGCGGCAAGTGCGGTGGTTAGTGAGCTAAGAGGAAGTTTCTCGGCGGGAAAGACTCGGAGCTACAAGTGGAGAGTGGCTCAGTTGAAGAGTATGTTCAAGATGCTTGACGAACACGAGCCGGAGATTGTCGCTGCTCTTCGTGATGATATCGCCAAGCCTGAATTTGAAGGCTCCCTTTACGAG GTAGGTATGTTGAAAGGCTCAATCCGATTGGCACTGAAGGAACTAAAAAACTGGATGGCTCCAGAGAAG GCTAAAACTAAAATTACCACTTTTCCTTCCTCTGCTGAAATAGTGTCAGAACCACTGGGAGTTGTATTGATTATCTCAGCATGGAACTACCCTTTCT TGTTGTCTCTTGATCCAGTTGTTGGAGCAATTGCAGCTGGTAATGCCCTGGTTCTAAAGCCTTCTGAAATTGCTCCAGCTTCATCTTCACTGCTTGCAAAATTAGTAGGGGAGTATATGGATTCCTCTTGTATCAGGGTTGTTGAAGGGGCTGTTGCTGCAACATCTTCCCTGCTGGAGCAAAAAtgggataaaattttttatacag GCAATGCAAGAGTTGCACGAATTGTGATGGCTGCTGCTGCAAAGCACCTAACACCAGTTGTCTTGGAGCTTGGAGGAAAATCTCCTGTTGTTGTTGATTCAGACATTAATTTACAA GTTGCAACTAGGCGGATTATCATGGGCAAGTGGGGTTGTAATAATGGACAAGCATGCATTTCTCCTGATTATGTTGTAACTACAAAAGATTATGCGCCAAAATTG GTGGATAGTCTGAAATGCGAATTGGAGAAATTTTTTGGGGAAAAACAATTGGAATCAAAAGACTTGTCCCGCATTGTGAACTCCAACCACTTTACTCGCCTGTCAAATATGTTGGATGACGAGAAGGTTTCTGGAAAAATAGTCCATGGAGGAGAAAGGGACAAATCTAACCT AAGGATTGCTCCAACTATCCTGCTAGATGTTCCTCGAGACTCACTGATCATGAGTGAGGAGATATTTGGTCCATTGCTTCCCATACTCACG GTTGACAAAATAGAGGATAgctttgatataattaatgcGGGATCAAAGCCACTTGCAGCATATTTATTTACCAACAACAAGATGCTCAAGCAGCAATTTGTGGCAATGGTCTCGGCAGGGGGTGTGGTTGTCAATGACACAACTTTACAT CTTGCAGTATCCACTCTACCATTTGGAGGAGTCCAGGAGAGTGGGATGGGATCGTACCATGGGAAATTTTCTTTTGACGCTTTTAGCCATAAAAAAGCGGTTCTGTACAGAAGTTTTGCTGGTGATGCGCCTTTGAGATACCCTCCATATACACAGGGTAAGCTAATGTTGCTGAAGGCTGTGATGTCTGGTAGTTTAATTGGTATAATTCGTGCCCTTCTGGGATTCCGTAAGGCTTAA
- the LOC123228949 gene encoding aspartic proteinase Asp1-like isoform X2, with the protein MERKSKRMMTVLLLSLAMLATTFQECLSDSSQPPSKRMSTKSTPPRNAGSTIVFPITGNVYPHGGYSVSLQIGNPPKNFELDFDTGSDLTWVQCEAPCQNCTQPRGSLYKPNNNFISSDDPLCKAIQASGKPLNKSPNDLCNYKIEYADHSSSRGVLVSDQFSLRPTKGSQLSPRLGFGCGYDQKYSGPYPHPSTAGVLGLGNGKAGIMSQMNALHLTRNVLGHCLSGQGGGFLFLGDDFVSPSGIVWTPMSHGSSGKQYSSGPAELLYDRKATGVKGLQVIFDSGSTYTYFDPQAYKTTLDMLSRDLKGKPLIETRDPALSICWKGPKPFKTVSDVKDYFKPLQLSFTVAKNALLELSPGAYLIVSELGNVCLGILNGAEAGLQDLNLIGDISMQDKLVIYNNEKQQIGWVSSNCNRLPKP; encoded by the exons atggagagaaaaagcaaaagaatgATGACGGTGCTGTTGCTTTCGCTAGCCATGCTTGCGACAACTTTTCAAGAGTGTCTCTCGGATTCAAGTCAGCCTCCAAGCAAGCGAATGTCAACCAAGTCAACGCCTCCTCGAAATGCTGGCTCAACTATTGTTTTTCCTATTACCGGGAATGTTTATCCTCATGG GGGCTACTCTGTGTCTCTTCAAATAGGCAACCCACCCAAGAACTTCGAGCTTGATTTTGACACTGGCAGTGACCTCACTTGGGTTCAATGTGAAGCACCTTGTCAAAATTGTACGCAG CCTCGCGGTTCTCTCTACAAACCCAATAACAACTTTATCTCCTCTGACGATCCCCTTTGCAAAGCTATTCAAGCGTCGGGAAAACCCCTGAATAAGAGTCCAAATGACCTATGTAACTACAAGATTGAGTATGCTGATCATAGTTCATCCCGCGGAGTGTTGGTTAGCGACCAGTTTTCTCTAAGACCTACCAAGGGCTCTCAGCTTAGTCCCCGTTTAGGCTTCGG ATGTGGATATGACCAAAAATATTCTGGTCCATACCCTCATCCGTCTACAGCTGGGGTTCTTGGTCTCGGCAATGGCAAAGCAGGCATTATGTCACAAATGAATGCCCTGCATCTAACACGGAACGTTTTAGGACATTGTTTAAGTGGGCAAGGAGGAGGTTTTCTATTTCTGGGAGACGATTTTGTTTCACCTTCAGGCATAGTCTGGACACCAATGTCACACGGTTCGTCGGG GAAACAGTACTCGTCGGGACCGGCAGAACTTCTATACGATCGTAAGGCTACTGGTGTAAAGGGCCTTCAAGTAATTTTTGACAGTGGCAGCACCTACACCTACTTTGATCCCCAAGCTTACAAAACCACCCTGGACATG TTGAGTAGAGATTTGAAAGGGAAGCCATTAATAGAAACGAGAGATCCAGCCCTCTCGATCTGCTGGAAAGGCCCAAAACCTTTCAAAACTGTTAGTGATGTCAAGGACTACTTCAAGCCCCTGCAGCTGAGCTTCACAGTGGCGAAAAATGCCCTCCTGGAGCTATCTCCTGGAGCTTATCTCATTGTCTCA GAACTTGGAAATGTGTGCTTGGGAATTTTGAATGGTGCTGAAGCAGGGCTGCAAGATTTAAACCTTATTGGGG ACATTTCTATGCAAGACAAATTGGTAATCTACAACAACGAGAAGCAGCAGATTGGATGGGTTTCTTCAAATTGCAATAGGCTACCCAAGCCCTGA
- the LOC123228588 gene encoding replication factor C subunit 3-like isoform X1, giving the protein MADTVSLMDVDEDANQNQNQNNTLKSNKGKDVVSAAPPDSKATPWVEKYRPQSLADVAAHRDIVDTIDRLTTENRLPHLLLYGPPGTGKTSTILAVARKLYGAQYHNMILELNASDDRGIDVVRQQIQDFASTQSFSFGVKASVKLVLLDEADAMTKDAQFALRRVIEKYTKNTRFTLICNHVNKIIPALQSRCTRFRFAPLEPSHVTERLKHVIKAEGLDVTESGLAALVRLCNGDMRKALNILQSTHMASQQITEEAVYLCTGNPLPIDIEQISYWLLNESFADGFKRISEMKTRKGLALVDIVREVTMFVFKIKMPSDVRVRLINDLADIEYRLSFGCNDKLQLGSLISTFTQARSALVAAAK; this is encoded by the exons ATGGCGGACACCGTTTCTCTTATGGATGTCGACGAAGACGCgaaccaaaaccaaaaccaaaacaacaCTCTAAAATCCAACAAGGGAAAAGATGTCGTCTCCGCCGCACCACCTGACAGCAAAGCTACTCCTTGGGTCGAGAAGTACCGCCCTCAGTCCCTTGCTGACGTGGCCGCTCATCGAGACATTGTCGATACCA TCGACAGATTGACTACCGAGAACCGGCTGCCACATCTCTTATTATACGGCCCTCCTGGTACGGGCAAAACGTCTACTATTCTCGCTGTTGCACGGAAGCTTTACGGAGCGCAGTACCATAATATGATTCTGGAGCTCAATGCATCTGACGATAGAGGAATTGATGTTGTGAGGCAACAGATCCAAGATTTTGCCAGCACGCAGAGCTTCTCCTTTGG AGTAAAGGCATCAGTGAAATTGGTCTTGCTTGATGAGGCAGATGCCATGACAAAAGATGCTCAGTTTGCCCTGCGTAGAG TGATTGAGAAATACACAAAGAACACTAGGTTCACACTTATTTGTAATCATGTCAACAAGATTATTCCAGCTCTGCAGTCTAGGTGTACGAGATTCCGGTTTGCTCCTCTTGAACCAAGTCATGTCACTGAGCGACTCAAACATGTTATAAAGGCTGAAGG GCTTGATGTAACTGAGAGTGGCTTAGCAGCACTTGTACGGCTATGCAATGGTGATATGAGGAAGGCCTTGAACATTTTGCAG TCAACTCACATGGCTTCTCAGCAAATTACAGAAGAAGCTGTATACCTATGCACTGGAAACCCTTTACCGATTGACATTGAGCAGATATCTTATTGGCTTCTGAATGAATCTTTTGCAGATGGTTTCAAGA GAATATCCGAAATGAAGACAAGGAAAGGGTTGGCGTTGGTAGATATTGTAAGAGAAGTGACAAT GTTTGTTTTTAAGATTAAGATGCCATCAGATGTCCGAGTTCGGCTGATTAATGATTTGGCCGACATTGA GTACAGACTGAGTTTTGGATGCAATGACAAGCTACAGCTTGGATCTCTAATTTCTACTTTCACGCAGGCAAGGTCTGCTCTTGTTGCTGCTGCAAAGTAG
- the LOC123229227 gene encoding dnaJ homolog subfamily B member 4-like — MQAEGAPPTPSCFRTRRGWQANQEEEWVSIKVKPGWKEGTKITFEGMGNEVPGGCHPADITFVIAEKQHNLFRREGDDLELVVDIPLVDALSGCPIPIPLLGGEKMDLSISEIVHPGQEKIIEGQGMPTKDERQRGNLKLHFLVNSPDEPTDDQRSDVLRILKRNVD; from the exons ATGCAAGCCGAAGGAGCACCACCAACCCCATCATGTTTTCGAACTCGACGGGGTTG GCAAGCAAATCAAGAGGAAGAATGGGTATCAATAAAAGTGAAGCCAGGATGGAAAGAAGGAACAAAGATAACATTTGAAGGGATGGGAAATGAGGTTCCAGGAGGATGTCACCCAGCTGACATAACCTTTGTGATTGCAGAGAAACAGCATAATTTGTTTAGGAGAGAAGGCGATGATTTGGAATTGGTAGTAGACATACCTCTAGTTGACGCTCTTTCTGGTTGCCCCATTCCAATTCCTCTGCTGGGCGGGGAGAAGATGGATTTGAGTATTAGTGAAATCGTTCATCCTGGCCAGGAAAAGATCATTGAAGGACAAGGCATGCCAACCAAAGATGAAAGACAGAGAGGTAATTTAAAATTGCATTTCCTAGTTAATTCCCCCGATGAACCAACAGATGATCAACGTTCCGATGTTCTTAGAATTTTGAAGCGTAATGTTGATTGA